A single window of Dermacentor albipictus isolate Rhodes 1998 colony chromosome 1, USDA_Dalb.pri_finalv2, whole genome shotgun sequence DNA harbors:
- the LOC135907244 gene encoding RNA-binding protein MEX3B, protein MPASLFPEMERSSGGLEDQRALQLALELSMLGLNNENDSLHPNLEADTRNKKSQNTTECVPVPSSEHVAEIVGRQGCKIKALRAKTNTYIKTPVRGEEPVFVVTGRKEDVAAAKREILSAAEHFSQIRAQRKNHLNGSLAPGPNSNIPGQTTLQVRVPYRVVGLVVGPKGATIKRIQQQTNTYIVTPSRDKEPVFEVTGLPESVEAAKREIEAHIAMRTGGGLGEEEPSEFSEVFGFPPKLYSFAYESDEGLGDSPTFDPAGLPWDGRVAPRSGGVDSVASSPTDSLGSGPKRGKRDCVVCFESEVVAALVPCGHNMFCMECANRVCGKLEPLCPVCNQPCAHAMRIYS, encoded by the exons ATGCCTGCTAGTCTGTTTCCCGAGATGGAGCGCAGCAGCGGGGGTCTCGAAGACCAACGAGCGCTGCAGTTAGCGCTCGAGCTCTCCATGCTGGGACTGAACAACGAAAATGACTCTCTGCATCCTAACCTGGAAGCGGACACGAGGAACAAAAAAAGCCAGAACACGACGGAGTGCGTCCCTGTGCCTAGTTCAGAGCACGTCGCAGAGATCGTCGGCCGGCAAG GCTGCAAAATTAAGGCCCTTCGTGCCAAGACCAACACATACATCAAAACACCGGTGCGAGGAGAAGAGCCTGTGTTTGTGGTCACTGGACGGAAAGAGGACGTTGCAGCAGCGAAGCGAGAAATACTGTCAGCAGCTGAGCACTTCAGCCAGATTCGAGCACAGCGAAAGAACCACCTCAACGGCAGCTTGGCCCCAGGCCCCAACTCTAACATTCCAG GCCAGACAACGTTGCAGGTACGAGTGCCGTACCGAGTAGTAGGGCTAGTAGTCGGACCCAAAGGAGCCACCATCAAGCGTATCCAGCAGCAGACCAACACGTACATCGTCACCCCTAGCAGAGACAAGGAGCCCGTGTTTGAGGTGACGGGCCTGCCGGAAAGCGTGGAAGCAGCCAAGCGAGAGATCGAGGCGCACATAGCCATGCGCACAGGCGGTGGGCTTGGCGAAGAGGAGCCCTCGGAATTTTCGGAGGTGTTTGGCTTCCCGCCCAAGCTGTACAGCTTCGCGTACGAGTCGGACGAGGGCCTTGGAGACTCTCCGACTTTCGACCCCGCGGGGCTACCCTGGGACGGTCGGGTAGCGCCACGCAGTGGCGGTGTGGACAGCGTGGCTAGCTCACCGACCGACTCCCTGGGCTCGGGCCCGAAGCGGGGCAAGCGCGACTGCGTGGTGTGCTTTGAGAGCGAGGTGGTGGCGGCACTGGTGCCCTGCGGCCACAACATGTTCTGCATGGAATGCGCCAACCGGGTGTGCGGCAAGCTCGAGCCCCTGTGCCCCGTGTGCAACCAGCCGTGCGCGCATGCGATGCGCATCTACTCCTAG